One window of Desulfarculus baarsii DSM 2075 genomic DNA carries:
- a CDS encoding DsrE family protein produces MKHKAVFHVDMAEDKILDVALANIDNYLKAVGQARIVLLFNGPAANFFHDGGGVRAQAFAELAARGVRVALCNNALVKFGVDRDKLPAGVEVVPAGIVELVELQHDGWAYIKP; encoded by the coding sequence GTGAAGCACAAGGCGGTTTTTCATGTGGACATGGCCGAGGACAAAATCCTGGACGTGGCCCTGGCCAACATCGACAATTACCTGAAGGCCGTCGGCCAGGCGCGCATCGTGCTGCTGTTCAACGGCCCGGCGGCCAATTTTTTCCACGATGGCGGCGGGGTCAGGGCCCAGGCCTTTGCCGAGTTGGCGGCCAGGGGCGTGCGGGTGGCGTTGTGCAACAACGCCCTGGTCAAGTTTGGCGTGGACCGCGACAAGCTGCCGGCCGGCGTGGAAGTCGTGCCGGCCGGCATTGTGGAGCTGGTCGAGCTGCAACACGACGGCTGGGCCTATATCAAGCCATGA
- a CDS encoding cupin domain-containing protein, with translation MVKTIFDLVGRAAREGGETVLGLKDLDTHACYMLYGVLQPGEPPRLLKPGVGHEEIICVVAGSLELEHDGQKLVLQAGQAVHLVGEETWRASAPGPLEARYVAAGGHGQGGHGHGHHGHDDHDHHDH, from the coding sequence ATGGTCAAGACGATTTTCGACCTGGTGGGCCGGGCGGCCCGTGAAGGCGGCGAGACGGTGCTGGGGCTCAAGGATCTGGACACCCACGCCTGCTACATGCTCTATGGCGTGCTCCAACCCGGCGAGCCGCCCCGCCTGCTCAAGCCCGGCGTGGGCCACGAGGAGATCATCTGCGTGGTGGCCGGCAGCCTGGAGCTGGAGCATGACGGCCAAAAGCTCGTTTTGCAGGCCGGCCAGGCCGTGCATCTGGTGGGCGAGGAGACCTGGCGGGCCAGCGCGCCGGGGCCCCTGGAGGCTCGCTACGTGGCCGCCGGCGGCCACGGGCAAGGCGGTCACGGCCACGGCCACCACGGCCATGATGACCACGACCACCACGACCACTGA
- a CDS encoding radical SAM/SPASM domain-containing protein, which produces MTIADPFARLADHASLRRLESPCLYDRRADELYELSDEALEALLRCNGGNRLSQLGLEREFLEYCLAEGLLELLDQPRPRPLAAPTSPTPSLRYLELQITWRCNLACRHCYLGQARSVDMPVGLFAALVREFADMGGLRLLISGGEPLSHPQWPQINACLAALPVRRVLLSNGHLLSSEALAALNVDEVQISLDGLEEGHEALRGRGAFAKALEAARLTRERGLDLSLATMAHAANLDQFERLGQLARSLGAREWGVDAPCLVGRLGDNPQLAITPQQAAQAMAHAYGGAYHGGGEGMACGLHLCTVAPDGRVAQCGFYLDTPLGRAEEGLWACWARRQPLALADVAGCRECPVADECGGGCRFRAGDPMAADPVMCAAMGQPAPDEALILPGGTT; this is translated from the coding sequence ATGACCATCGCCGACCCCTTCGCGCGCTTGGCCGATCACGCCAGCCTGCGCCGCCTGGAAAGCCCCTGCCTCTACGACCGCCGCGCCGACGAACTTTACGAGCTCAGCGACGAGGCCCTGGAGGCGCTGCTGCGCTGTAACGGCGGCAACCGGCTTTCGCAACTGGGCCTGGAGCGCGAGTTTCTGGAATATTGCCTGGCCGAGGGCCTGCTGGAGCTTTTGGACCAGCCCCGGCCCCGGCCCTTGGCCGCGCCCACCAGCCCCACGCCCAGCCTGCGTTATCTGGAGCTGCAAATCACCTGGCGCTGCAATCTGGCCTGTCGGCATTGCTACCTGGGCCAGGCCAGGTCCGTGGACATGCCCGTCGGCCTCTTTGCCGCCCTGGTCCGCGAGTTCGCCGACATGGGCGGTCTGCGGCTGTTGATCAGCGGCGGCGAGCCGCTCAGTCATCCCCAATGGCCCCAGATCAACGCCTGCCTGGCCGCCTTGCCCGTGCGGCGGGTGCTGTTGTCCAACGGCCACCTGCTGAGCTCCGAGGCGCTGGCGGCGCTCAACGTGGACGAGGTGCAGATCAGCCTCGACGGCCTGGAAGAAGGCCACGAGGCCCTGCGCGGCCGGGGCGCCTTCGCCAAGGCCCTGGAGGCGGCGCGCCTGACGCGGGAGCGCGGCCTGGATCTGTCGCTGGCCACCATGGCCCACGCGGCCAACCTGGATCAGTTCGAGCGCCTGGGCCAACTGGCGCGCTCGTTGGGGGCCAGGGAGTGGGGCGTGGACGCGCCCTGCCTTGTTGGCCGCCTGGGCGACAACCCCCAACTGGCCATCACCCCCCAACAGGCCGCCCAGGCCATGGCCCACGCCTATGGCGGGGCCTATCACGGCGGCGGCGAGGGCATGGCCTGCGGGCTGCACCTGTGCACGGTGGCCCCCGACGGCCGGGTGGCCCAATGCGGCTTTTATCTCGACACGCCCCTGGGCCGGGCCGAGGAAGGCCTGTGGGCCTGCTGGGCCAGACGCCAGCCCTTGGCCCTGGCCGATGTGGCCGGCTGCCGCGAGTGCCCCGTGGCCGACGAGTGCGGCGGCGGCTGCCGTTTCCGGGCCGGCGACCCCATGGCCGCCGATCCGGTGATGTGTGCGGCCATGGGCCAGCCCGCGCCCGACGAGGCGCTGATCTTGCCTGGAGGAACGACGTGA